In Leptospira langatensis, a single window of DNA contains:
- a CDS encoding ABC transporter ATP-binding protein → MSIIKIRNLVKKYHVLEKEFSVIDGLDMDVEEAEIFSIEGKSGIGKSTLLNILGAMDTFDSGEVEVCGIKLAELDEKGKEAFRAEKIAFIFQHHLLLPDFSALENVSIPLLIRGYSPNKAKDEAVSILEKVGLKDRLDSYPSQLSGGESARVGVARALVAGKKLILADEPTGNLDRENSRNLMNLIQELQKDLRFSLILVTHDMELAALAHKRNQIFQGKLRPVVSPQTVQ, encoded by the coding sequence GTGAGTATCATTAAAATCAGAAACCTAGTCAAAAAGTATCATGTCCTAGAAAAAGAATTCTCCGTTATCGACGGATTGGATATGGATGTCGAAGAAGCAGAGATCTTCTCCATCGAAGGAAAGTCCGGGATCGGAAAATCAACTTTATTGAATATCCTAGGCGCAATGGACACATTCGATTCCGGAGAAGTTGAAGTCTGTGGAATCAAATTGGCCGAACTGGACGAAAAAGGGAAAGAAGCCTTCCGTGCAGAGAAGATCGCATTCATATTCCAACATCATTTGCTCCTTCCTGATTTTTCCGCATTAGAGAACGTTTCTATACCTCTACTCATCAGGGGTTATTCCCCCAATAAGGCAAAAGACGAAGCGGTTTCCATCTTGGAAAAGGTCGGCCTGAAAGACAGATTGGACAGTTATCCTTCTCAATTATCGGGAGGAGAAAGCGCGAGAGTGGGAGTGGCAAGGGCTCTAGTCGCGGGAAAGAAACTCATTCTTGCGGACGAACCCACAGGGAATCTTGATAGAGAAAATTCAAGAAATCTAATGAACCTGATCCAAGAATTGCAAAAGGACTTGCGATTCAGTTTAATCCTCGTAACCCACGATATGGAGCTTGCAGCGCTTGCCCATAAACGAAATCAGATCTTTCAAGGAAAGCTAAGACCTGTAGTCTCCCCGCAAACGGTGCAATGA